In Astyanax mexicanus isolate ESR-SI-001 chromosome 7, AstMex3_surface, whole genome shotgun sequence, the genomic stretch tcaagcagttcagtttggtggtttgtgatcatccatcttcctcttgattatattccagaggttttcaatttgattaaatcaatgaaaatcatcatttttagatggtatctttttttttttttctcacagctgTATTTGATGTCTCTTCTTCTCTTATGTTTTCAGTGGGAACCACGCGGGAGCACCTGGGTCTGGCCATGGCCCTGAAGGTGCCCATCTTCATTGTGGTCAGCAAAGTGGACCTGTGCACCAAAGCCACAGTGGAGCGCACCGTCCGGCAGCTGGAGCGCATCCTCAAGCAGCCCGGCTGCAACAAGGTTCCCCTAGTAGTGTCCAGCACAGACGATGCGGTCACTGCTGCCCAGCAGTTTGCCCAGTCGCCCAGGTACCTCACAACTCTTAACACTACCTCAAAGCCACCTGTCAACAACAATAAACCCAGGTTAGCCACGTGCGACTGCAGGGGATGTGCTGTGCTCGGGGCTTGCTGGAATGGTTTAACCAGTGCAtgcctttttctttcttctaATATAAAACTAAATCCATGTTtatcttttgaatatttaaagCATTCAGCAAAGCGTTCTCACACACATTCtgtactttctctttttttattttatgttcttttcttattttattttatagcatCACGCCAATCTTCACGCTGTCCAGCGTGTCGGGGGAGAACCTGGAACTGCTGAAAGTGTTTTTTAACATCCTGCCTCCCCTCAGCAATAGCAAAGAGCAGGAGGAGCTCATGCAGCAGCTCACAGAGTTTCAGGTGAATTAAACAAATCATTCGTTGTCAAACCCAGAATTCAAAGCAAATTGAGGTAATattgggggcgccgagtggtccagcggtctaaagcgctgccactatgagcgggatgtcacaggttcgaacccctgctcatgcagccctgctccctccgggtgggtagatggcgctctctccccacatcactcctagggtgatggccacagcacagggcgtctgtgagctgatttatcagaaccgagccgccgCACTTtcctcatcagcagcagctcgaaaagaagcgatggctgactttacatgtatctgagaaagcatgtgttagtcttcgccctcctggtgtgttggggcatcactagtgatagggggagtcctaatgagttggttgggtaattggccgtgtaaattggggagaaaatgggaaaaattagaaataaaattatacaaaaaatgctTTCTTAATgatattttaagaccattaaaccCACATGTCTGTgctacaaaaatataaatattgtatttattaagttCTAGATCCTATTGACAAAAACCACTGTTATTATCGGTTCTGTAGGTCGATGAGATTTACACAGTGCCTGATGTTGGGACCGTGGTTGGTGGAACACTGTACAGGTATGAAGGTATACTTAAAGATGTAAAGTGTTTACTCGTGTAGTAGCTGTtatacataacataacatatattCAGTACCCtatttttgagtaatgttctaattcagattatggcaagaactactcaactaagtaaagaaaaaaatactttacgaAAGTCAATTTGAAAAGAAGAATatgaagaactttgaaagtatcctcaagtgcagtcaccgcaaaaaccatcattataagacattataatgatgaaactggcactcatcaggactgccctaggaaGGAGTagaagagtgagagtttcctAGTTTGTACAGGAAATGCTTCTtcccagagtattttggtttgtttaacactgtttttaagttacttcctgattccttatgtgttctttcatagtctgatagattacttcactattcatttactgtggagaaaagaaaattaaaaacattaaacaagaaggTGTGTCCTAACGTTTAACTAGATAACTGGACTCTATAGCTTAGTATGTGTAGTATATTCTGTATGTTTCGAACAGTGTACAAAGTCCATGTTGTCTTTAGTGTCCTGACCTCCCATGTGGTCTGGTCTGGTGTGCAGTGGTATCTGCCGTGAGGGGGAACAGCTGGTGGTCGGCCCCACAGATGAAGGCCAGTTCCGGGAGCTGACGGTGTGCAGTATCCAGAGGAACCGCTCTGGGTGCAGGGTGCTCCGAGCAGGACAGGCAGCTACTTTGGCACTGGGTGATTTTGACCGCTCATTACTACgaaaggtctgtgtgtgtgtgtgtgtgattgtctgtatgtgtgtgtgtgttcacagagCACAGTATGAAAAATGATTCCAAagattttttacaaatatttaaacaGATCCTTTTGACATAAAAAGTGCCTGCTGTTGGGACGTGGTTGGTGGAACACTGTACAGGTATTAACACCGAGCTCATTGATGTTTCGTCTTTGGCCCCACGCTGCAGGGAATGGTGATGGTGAGTCCAGAGATGAACCCCACCATCTGCTGGATGTTTGAGGCTGAGATCGTCTTGCTTTTCCATGCCAAAACCTTCCACAAGGGCTTCCAGGTGACCGTGCACGTTGGTAATGTGAGACAGACTGCCACAGTGGAGGCTCTGCAAGGGAAGGTAAGAGCTTGATCTCTGACTTGAATGTGAAGTGGAACTAACATGATGCATGCTTTTAtaaattgtaatcaaataaaaaatttaatctgaaaagtggagagcactggtcagagaggCAGCCAAGagagaggcccatggtcactctggaggagctgctgagatccacagatcaggtggatcaggagaatctgtccacagaacaACAATACGTCGTGCACCTCGCAAATCACAAAACCTTTATGGAGGAGttgcaagaagaaaaccattgttaaaataaaaatgtaacaagtGATGTTTTTCAGTTTGTAGCCACAAACTTTATAGGGGGACACAGCAAATATTTGGAATGTTGGAGTGTGCTTTTTCATATTGTAAACTGCACATGAATACAATTTTAgagcattaaaagaaaaaaacatgaggTTTTCTAGAATTTAATAGTTGCAATCCCTCATTCAGACCAAATTTTGATCTTTTCAAGGGAATAAAAAGTTCAGAAAGTCACaccgttctttctctttctctcaggagGAGCTGCGCACCGGAGAGAAAGCAGTGGTGCGATTCAAGTTCATCAAGCACCCAGAATACCTCAAAGTTGGAGCCAAGCTGCTCTTCAGACACGGAGTAACCAAAGGCATCGGACAGGTCACCAAACTCCAGCCTCTGTCTCAATATCAGCACCACTCTTAGAGtcaccctctct encodes the following:
- the gtpbp2a gene encoding GTP-binding protein 2 isoform X2 translates to MDPRVSELFGAGSAFKAGSQGGGSGSNNGAAGALSKKAICKNAKKAKNRSGRHPKLSNNPPYLPPEIEEGNVEYKLKLVNPTQYRFEHLATQMKWRLQEGRGEAIYQIGVEDNGLLVGLSEADMRASLRTLRRMAEKVGADITVLREREVEYDSDEMRKIAEVLVRKVPDDQQFLDLRVAVLGNVDSGKSTLLGVLTQGELDNGRGRARLNLFRHLHEIQTGRTSSISFEILGFDSKGEVVNYSESRTAEEICESASKMITFIDLAGHHKYLKTTIFGLTSYCPDFAMLVVSANTGIVGTTREHLGLAMALKVPIFIVVSKVDLCTKATVERTVRQLERILKQPGCNKVPLVVSSTDDAVTAAQQFAQSPSITPIFTLSSVSGENLELLKVFFNILPPLSNSKEQEELMQQLTEFQVDEIYTVPDVGTVVGGTLYSGICREGEQLVVGPTDEGQFRELTVCSIQRNRSGCRVLRAGQAATLALGDFDRSLLRKGMVMVSPEMNPTICWMFEAEIVLLFHAKTFHKGFQVTVHVGNVRQTATVEALQGKEELRTGEKAVVRFKFIKHPEYLKVGAKLLFRHGVTKGIGQVTKLQPLSQYQHHS
- the gtpbp2a gene encoding GTP-binding protein 2 isoform X1 yields the protein MDPRVSELFGAGSAFKAGSQGGGSGSNNGAAGALSKKAICKNAKKAKNRSGRHPKLSNNPPYLPPEIEEGNVEYKLKLVNPTQYRFEHLATQMKWRLQEGRGEAIYQIGVEDNGLLVGLSEADMRASLRTLRRMAEKVGADITVLREREVEYDSDEMRKIAEVLVRKVPDDQQFLDLRVAVLGNVDSGKSTLLGVLTQGELDNGRGRARLNLFRHLHEIQTGRTSSISFEILGFDSKGEVVNYSESRTAEEICESASKMITFIDLAGHHKYLKTTIFGLTSYCPDFAMLVVSANTGIVGTTREHLGLAMALKVPIFIVVSKVDLCTKATVERTVRQLERILKQPGCNKVPLVVSSTDDAVTAAQQFAQSPRYLTTLNTTSKPPVNNNKPSITPIFTLSSVSGENLELLKVFFNILPPLSNSKEQEELMQQLTEFQVDEIYTVPDVGTVVGGTLYSGICREGEQLVVGPTDEGQFRELTVCSIQRNRSGCRVLRAGQAATLALGDFDRSLLRKGMVMVSPEMNPTICWMFEAEIVLLFHAKTFHKGFQVTVHVGNVRQTATVEALQGKEELRTGEKAVVRFKFIKHPEYLKVGAKLLFRHGVTKGIGQVTKLQPLSQYQHHS